Proteins co-encoded in one Acaryochloris thomasi RCC1774 genomic window:
- a CDS encoding ABC transporter substrate-binding protein: MGLAFVFAIATSGCSLESFRTEAAQVPELVTSVLSGPATFNYALSQESPNIFTYTYEGLVTSNPITGDVEPALAESWEISEDKLKIEFLLRPNLKWSDGQPLTVDDVVFTYNDIYLNEDIPTDTRDALRIGESGAFPNIRKLDDRRVEFTVPEPFAPFLQATGTPILPAHILRETVEKKDSAGKPIFNSTWSVETAPEKIIVNGPYKLANYTIDQRVIYRRNPYYWRYQTSGASDGNIERIVWQIVESADASLLQFRSGGLDSVGVTPEQFSLLKREEEEGNFEILEGGPAPGTNFVFFNLNTGKRKGRPLVDPVKSKWFNNVAFRQAVAYAVNRQKMLTNTFLGLGKTQNSPVSVQSPFYLTPEEGLKTYDYDPEKAKQLLTGAGFQYKGNELYDSDGNRVQFVLKTNSGNATREALGAQIKQDLAGIGMQVDFAPLAFGTLVDQLSSSLEWECVLLGLTGGTEPHFGKNVWDPDGGLHMFNQAADGVEGRVVNDWEQEIGQLYIQGARELDEAKRKEIYSKTQQISQEQLPLIYLINPLSLNAVRNKFTGIQYSALGGAFWNIHDISAENPAERAEITE; encoded by the coding sequence ATGGGTTTGGCTTTTGTATTTGCGATCGCAACCAGCGGCTGCAGCCTAGAGAGCTTTAGAACCGAAGCGGCCCAGGTTCCTGAACTCGTCACCAGCGTTCTCAGCGGCCCAGCCACCTTTAACTATGCCCTGAGTCAAGAATCTCCGAATATTTTCACCTATACCTATGAAGGACTCGTCACCAGCAACCCGATCACCGGAGATGTCGAACCTGCCCTCGCTGAATCCTGGGAGATTTCAGAAGACAAGCTCAAGATTGAATTTTTGCTGCGGCCCAATCTAAAGTGGTCAGACGGTCAGCCATTGACGGTAGACGACGTGGTCTTTACCTACAACGATATCTATCTCAACGAAGATATCCCCACCGATACCCGTGACGCCTTACGGATTGGGGAAAGTGGGGCTTTCCCTAATATTCGCAAGTTAGACGATCGCCGCGTTGAGTTCACAGTCCCTGAACCCTTTGCTCCTTTTCTACAAGCAACCGGCACGCCCATCCTGCCCGCCCATATCCTGCGGGAAACTGTGGAGAAAAAAGATTCTGCAGGGAAGCCTATTTTTAACTCGACGTGGAGTGTCGAAACGGCTCCAGAGAAGATCATTGTTAATGGTCCCTACAAGTTAGCCAACTACACTATTGATCAACGGGTCATTTACCGTCGCAACCCCTATTATTGGCGCTATCAAACCTCAGGTGCTTCTGATGGCAACATCGAGCGTATTGTCTGGCAGATTGTGGAATCGGCTGATGCTTCGCTATTACAGTTCCGCTCAGGAGGTCTCGATTCTGTAGGGGTCACGCCTGAGCAGTTTTCGCTGCTGAAACGAGAAGAAGAAGAAGGTAACTTTGAAATTTTGGAGGGCGGCCCAGCCCCTGGCACCAACTTTGTTTTCTTCAACTTAAACACAGGTAAACGCAAAGGTCGGCCTTTAGTTGATCCTGTTAAATCAAAGTGGTTCAATAACGTGGCTTTTCGCCAAGCCGTTGCCTATGCCGTCAATCGGCAAAAGATGCTAACTAACACGTTTTTAGGATTAGGGAAAACGCAGAACTCACCGGTTTCCGTTCAGAGTCCTTTTTATCTGACGCCAGAGGAGGGACTAAAAACCTATGACTATGATCCCGAAAAAGCGAAGCAGCTGTTAACAGGAGCAGGCTTTCAGTACAAGGGCAACGAGCTGTACGACTCAGACGGGAATCGAGTCCAATTCGTGCTGAAAACAAATTCGGGGAATGCCACGCGAGAAGCACTAGGGGCACAGATCAAACAAGATCTAGCAGGCATTGGGATGCAGGTGGATTTTGCTCCGCTGGCGTTTGGTACGCTTGTGGACCAGCTTTCGTCTTCACTAGAGTGGGAGTGCGTTCTGCTGGGTTTGACGGGGGGAACTGAACCTCACTTCGGTAAAAACGTCTGGGATCCAGACGGTGGTCTGCATATGTTCAATCAGGCCGCTGATGGTGTGGAGGGGCGGGTTGTCAATGACTGGGAACAAGAAATTGGTCAGCTCTATATTCAAGGTGCACGAGAGTTAGATGAGGCCAAGCGCAAAGAAATCTATTCTAAAACTCAGCAGATTTCTCAGGAGCAACTGCCCCTCATTTATCTGATTAATCCTCTATCATTGAACGCGGTTCGCAACAAGTTTACCGGCATTCAGTATTCAGCCTTGGGCGGTGCATTCTGGAACATTCACGACATTTCTGCAGAGAATCCAGCAGAGCGTGCGGAAATCACTGAGTAG
- a CDS encoding leucine-rich repeat domain-containing protein gives MSYLQMILHNRKYLKVLLALLTITAGICSPRHQNYAALSLPHQTREHPADLEYYAQADLADTEAQDRIQTALERQATRLNLSNLPIRKIPSEIGKLKDLKTFSIHNDELSSIPAEIGQLKNLKTLILHADNLNGLPTEIGRLEKLETLVISSKNLSALPSEIGQLANLKELSIQRTQIDRLPQEIARLKNLQILSVTYSHLSSFPEGIEQLINLRVIDFSNNKLSRIPSEVGQSKKLQKMNLKGNQLRRLPKQVGQLVNLEKLILSDNRLSRLPKEIGQLVKLKELSLYANKLSQLPTEVGQLENLQEINLSDNKLSFFPENTLNLPQLQIISLAENELSDLPKGIGNLKQLRKLIFWNNRLSRLPEEISQLSNLNELELCGNQLSSLPVEIRQLVNLQKLDLADNQISHFPSMFGELVNLKELSLSSNQWTDFSAELREIPHFEDLLRVTKFCRFDLSDSQRKKLEDKLDEIFE, from the coding sequence ATGAGCTACTTACAGATGATTCTGCACAACCGAAAATACCTCAAAGTGCTGTTGGCACTGTTGACTATCACGGCTGGCATCTGTAGCCCTAGGCATCAAAATTATGCTGCATTATCCCTACCCCATCAAACTAGGGAGCATCCTGCAGACCTAGAATATTATGCTCAAGCGGACCTGGCTGACACAGAGGCGCAGGATCGGATTCAGACAGCGCTCGAGAGACAGGCAACTCGACTCAATTTGAGCAACCTACCTATTAGAAAAATTCCCTCAGAAATTGGGAAGTTGAAAGATCTGAAGACCTTCAGCATTCACAACGACGAACTGAGCAGCATCCCAGCAGAAATCGGGCAGCTCAAGAATCTAAAAACACTGATTCTACATGCTGATAATTTGAATGGTTTGCCCACAGAAATTGGACGATTAGAAAAGCTAGAAACGCTGGTCATCTCCAGCAAGAATCTAAGTGCTCTGCCTTCCGAGATTGGACAATTAGCAAATTTAAAGGAACTTTCCATTCAGAGAACACAGATCGATCGCCTGCCTCAAGAAATCGCACGACTGAAAAATCTTCAAATCCTCAGTGTGACTTATAGCCATCTGAGCAGTTTTCCAGAGGGGATTGAGCAGCTTATAAACTTGAGAGTGATAGACTTTTCTAACAATAAGCTGAGCCGCATCCCTTCAGAAGTCGGGCAGTCAAAAAAATTGCAGAAGATGAACCTCAAAGGGAATCAACTGAGGAGACTACCAAAACAAGTCGGGCAGTTAGTAAATTTAGAAAAACTTATACTGTCTGATAACAGACTGAGCCGCCTACCTAAGGAGATTGGTCAATTAGTCAAACTCAAAGAACTTTCTCTCTATGCCAATAAGCTCAGTCAACTACCGACAGAAGTAGGGCAATTAGAAAACCTACAAGAGATTAATCTGTCTGACAATAAACTAAGTTTTTTCCCAGAAAATACTTTAAATTTACCGCAACTTCAAATAATTTCTCTTGCTGAAAATGAGCTAAGTGATTTACCGAAAGGGATTGGAAATCTCAAACAGCTTAGAAAACTTATCTTCTGGAATAATAGATTGAGCAGGCTACCAGAGGAAATTAGTCAGCTATCCAATCTAAACGAGCTTGAGCTTTGCGGCAATCAATTAAGTAGCCTGCCAGTGGAAATTAGGCAGCTTGTGAATCTGCAAAAACTTGATCTTGCTGACAATCAGATAAGTCATTTTCCATCTATGTTCGGAGAATTAGTCAACCTCAAAGAGTTGAGTTTGTCGAGCAATCAATGGACAGACTTCTCTGCAGAATTGAGAGAAATACCTCATTTTGAAGACTTGCTGAGAGTAACAAAATTCTGCAGATTTGATCTCAGCGATTCACAACGCAAAAAGCTAGAAGACAAATTAGATGAAATTTTTGAATGA
- the gatC gene encoding Asp-tRNA(Asn)/Glu-tRNA(Gln) amidotransferase subunit GatC — translation MIEREEVLKVANLARLELTAAEESQFTTQLGDILDYFDQLSELDVEGVEPTTRAIDVSNVTRVDQQQTCEERDRILAGAPEQDGDFFRVPKIMADD, via the coding sequence ATGATTGAACGCGAAGAAGTACTGAAGGTGGCCAATCTAGCCCGCCTAGAGCTGACGGCTGCAGAGGAATCACAGTTTACGACTCAGCTTGGCGATATTCTGGATTATTTTGATCAGCTCAGCGAGCTGGATGTAGAGGGTGTGGAGCCAACGACGCGGGCCATTGATGTCAGTAATGTGACGCGTGTTGATCAACAGCAGACCTGTGAAGAACGCGATCGCATCCTAGCGGGTGCACCCGAGCAAGATGGCGACTTTTTTCGAGTGCCCAAAATCATGGCTGACGACTGA
- a CDS encoding photosystem I assembly protein Ycf3: protein MPRTQRNDNFVDKTFTVIADIILKLLPTNPKAKEAFAYYRDGMSAQADGEYAEALDNYKEALELEEDPYDRSFVLYNMALIYTSNAEYDRALKTYDEALDLNPQMPQALNNSAVIFHQRGEEATQAGKTDEAEEMYDRAADLWVKAVRLVPNNYPEAQNWLKTTGRATLDSK, encoded by the coding sequence ATGCCTAGAACCCAACGCAACGATAACTTTGTTGATAAGACGTTTACCGTCATTGCAGACATTATCCTGAAGCTATTGCCGACGAACCCCAAGGCAAAGGAAGCATTTGCCTACTACCGAGATGGCATGTCAGCTCAGGCCGATGGCGAGTATGCCGAAGCCCTCGATAACTACAAAGAAGCCCTAGAACTAGAGGAAGATCCCTACGATCGCAGCTTTGTTTTATACAATATGGCTCTTATTTATACGAGCAACGCAGAATACGATAGGGCGCTGAAGACCTACGACGAAGCGTTAGATCTCAATCCTCAGATGCCTCAGGCACTCAATAACTCAGCGGTAATCTTCCATCAACGCGGGGAAGAGGCGACGCAGGCGGGTAAGACTGACGAGGCAGAAGAGATGTACGATCGCGCGGCTGATCTGTGGGTCAAGGCGGTGCGTTTAGTGCCTAATAACTATCCTGAAGCACAAAATTGGCTGAAGACAACGGGAAGAGCAACGTTGGATAGCAAGTAA
- a CDS encoding CPBP family intramembrane glutamic endopeptidase — protein MTMNVKPQPWPLWPTLGFSTLIIGTLLGASTAIALVAIFIVMAQTPGAEVQDFTQIAKSLETNGLLLAISTLVADTIGIGLIYFFVRLRRSITVPQYLGLRGISVKTFVLWHIAFLGFLVLSELSMKLFHQSDQFMVEAFTSAHHLVPLFIAVVLVGPLFEELLFRGFMIPGIARSSLGPTGAVLISSGIWAVIHLQYNLFFMGILFGFGLLLGIAQLKTRSLYLPLAMHSLNNLIAFVGAALTVR, from the coding sequence ATGACAATGAACGTGAAGCCACAGCCTTGGCCCCTGTGGCCAACCCTCGGTTTTTCCACGCTGATTATCGGTACCTTGCTAGGGGCAAGTACGGCAATCGCATTGGTCGCGATTTTCATCGTCATGGCCCAAACGCCAGGAGCAGAAGTTCAAGATTTCACCCAGATTGCTAAGAGCTTAGAGACGAACGGCCTTTTGCTCGCCATCTCGACCCTGGTAGCGGATACCATCGGCATCGGTTTGATCTACTTCTTTGTGCGTCTGCGGCGCTCCATCACCGTGCCCCAGTATTTGGGGCTACGCGGTATTTCAGTAAAAACCTTTGTCCTCTGGCACATTGCTTTCCTGGGCTTTTTGGTGCTTTCAGAGTTATCGATGAAGCTGTTTCACCAAAGCGATCAGTTTATGGTGGAGGCTTTTACCTCTGCTCACCATTTAGTCCCGCTGTTTATTGCGGTGGTGTTGGTCGGCCCCCTGTTTGAGGAGCTTTTATTTCGCGGCTTTATGATACCCGGAATCGCGAGATCCAGCCTCGGCCCCACCGGAGCTGTTCTGATCTCGTCAGGAATCTGGGCTGTCATTCACCTACAGTACAATCTATTCTTTATGGGGATTCTCTTTGGGTTTGGTCTGCTGCTGGGGATTGCCCAACTGAAAACCCGCTCTCTCTACCTGCCCCTGGCGATGCATAGCTTGAACAATCTGATCGCGTTTGTGGGCGCAGCATTGACGGTCAGATAA
- a CDS encoding phosphoribosyltransferase encodes MTDLHVSWSEYHHKIEQLAATVYQSGWQFDQIICLARGGLRIGDILSRIYDCPLAVLAASSYHDQHRGALNIASTLTMATPKLGTKVLLVDDLVDSGQTLKQTLVWLQQHTDIDQVRTAVIWCKAASVIEPHYFVEHLADNPWIHQPFELYEQIKPQDLGEKFLDSLPPIAATENC; translated from the coding sequence ATGACAGATTTGCATGTGTCTTGGTCTGAGTATCACCACAAAATTGAACAGTTGGCAGCCACTGTATACCAGTCAGGCTGGCAGTTTGACCAAATTATTTGTCTAGCTCGGGGCGGTCTTCGGATTGGAGATATCCTTTCTCGAATCTATGATTGCCCGCTCGCAGTTCTGGCCGCATCTTCCTATCACGACCAGCATCGGGGAGCATTGAATATCGCTTCTACCTTGACGATGGCGACCCCAAAGCTAGGAACGAAAGTTCTATTGGTGGACGATTTAGTCGATTCTGGACAGACTCTGAAGCAAACACTCGTCTGGCTACAGCAGCATACAGACATTGATCAGGTCCGCACAGCAGTGATCTGGTGCAAAGCGGCCTCAGTGATCGAGCCGCATTACTTTGTCGAGCACTTGGCAGACAACCCCTGGATTCATCAACCGTTTGAGCTATACGAACAGATCAAGCCTCAGGATTTAGGAGAAAAGTTTTTGGATAGCCTGCCCCCAATTGCCGCAACTGAGAATTGCTGA
- the purL gene encoding phosphoribosylformylglycinamidine synthase subunit PurL, with product MSTAAHCSPDEIASEGLKPGEYDEIVQRLGRHPNRAELGMFGVMWSEHCCYKNSRPLLSQFPTAGERILVGPGENAGVVDLGDGLQLAFKIESHNHPSAVEPFQGAATGVGGILRDIFTMGARPIAVLNSLRFGSLDDARTRRLFNGVVSGIAHYGNCVGVPTVGGEVYFDPAYSGNPLVNAMALGLMEIPEIMKSGAAGVGNPVLYVGSTTGRDGMGGASFASAELNAESEVEDRPAVQVGDPFLEKSLIEACLEAFKTGAVVAAQDMGAAGLTCSTAEMAAKGGLGIDLDLDLIPNRETGMVPYEYLLSESQERMLFVAEKGREQELIDIFHRWGLQAVVAGSVIPESLVKIRFQGEVAAEIPATALSDNTPIYHRELPPEPPEYAQKAWEWSCDRIPPCTIQGIEIQGKAKNWTQILLDLLATPTIASKRWVYRQYDHQVQNNTVTLPGDADAAVIRLRPLEGVAPRGNSAVAATVDCNARYVYLDPYEGAKATVAEAARNLSCVGAEPIAVTDNLNFGSPEKPIGYWQLAEACRGLSEGCTAFSTPVTGGNVSLYNETLNAAGEPQPIYPTPVVGMVGLISNLEQTCGQGWQDEGDLIYLLGALLTPQPVEQGAVTLGGSEYLAAIHQQVAGRPPRVDFELERQVQVACRHGIQKGWIQSAHDSAEGGVVVALAESCISGQRGAELELASSKGELRWDELLFGEGGARILVSLRSQHQQAWESYLQTQALPWEYLGHVSGQNSLDLRANGHMILSASLANMTDRWSHAIENKLNPEDS from the coding sequence ATGTCTACTGCTGCCCACTGTTCCCCAGATGAAATTGCTTCCGAGGGTCTGAAGCCGGGAGAATATGACGAGATTGTTCAGCGACTTGGTCGCCACCCCAATCGAGCTGAGTTGGGGATGTTTGGGGTCATGTGGTCTGAACATTGCTGCTACAAAAACTCCAGACCCCTGCTGTCCCAGTTTCCCACCGCAGGAGAGCGTATCCTCGTGGGACCGGGGGAAAATGCCGGGGTTGTCGATCTCGGCGATGGGCTGCAGCTTGCTTTCAAGATTGAGTCTCACAATCACCCCTCGGCTGTGGAACCCTTTCAGGGAGCGGCCACTGGTGTTGGGGGGATCCTTCGTGATATTTTTACGATGGGGGCCAGACCGATTGCGGTCCTCAATTCTCTGCGATTTGGCAGCTTGGACGATGCTCGAACGCGCCGCCTTTTCAATGGCGTTGTTTCTGGTATTGCCCACTACGGCAACTGCGTCGGGGTGCCGACGGTGGGCGGCGAAGTCTATTTTGATCCGGCCTACAGCGGCAATCCGCTGGTGAATGCGATGGCTCTGGGCCTGATGGAGATCCCAGAGATTATGAAGTCTGGGGCGGCTGGCGTGGGCAATCCGGTGCTCTATGTGGGTTCCACGACCGGACGAGACGGTATGGGAGGCGCTAGCTTCGCCAGTGCTGAACTCAATGCCGAGTCTGAAGTCGAAGATCGCCCTGCAGTGCAGGTGGGTGACCCGTTTTTAGAAAAGTCACTGATTGAAGCTTGTTTGGAAGCGTTCAAGACTGGCGCTGTAGTAGCCGCTCAAGACATGGGTGCGGCGGGGCTGACCTGCTCTACGGCTGAGATGGCGGCCAAGGGCGGATTGGGAATTGACCTAGATCTAGACCTGATTCCCAATCGGGAAACGGGAATGGTGCCCTACGAGTATCTGCTTTCTGAATCTCAGGAGCGAATGCTGTTTGTGGCTGAGAAAGGCCGCGAACAGGAGCTCATTGATATTTTCCATCGCTGGGGTCTGCAGGCCGTGGTGGCGGGTTCTGTGATTCCTGAGTCCTTGGTCAAGATTCGCTTTCAAGGCGAGGTGGCGGCGGAGATTCCGGCCACGGCGCTGTCGGATAACACGCCCATTTATCATCGAGAGCTACCGCCCGAGCCGCCTGAGTACGCGCAGAAGGCTTGGGAATGGAGTTGCGATCGCATCCCTCCCTGCACAATCCAAGGCATCGAAATCCAAGGCAAGGCCAAAAACTGGACCCAAATTCTTTTAGACCTCCTGGCTACCCCCACCATCGCCTCCAAGCGCTGGGTTTACCGCCAGTACGATCACCAAGTCCAGAACAACACCGTCACCCTTCCTGGAGACGCCGACGCTGCCGTGATCCGTCTTCGCCCCCTTGAAGGAGTCGCGCCTAGGGGCAACTCAGCGGTCGCAGCCACCGTTGACTGTAACGCCCGCTACGTCTACCTCGATCCCTATGAAGGGGCCAAGGCAACCGTGGCTGAAGCCGCCCGTAATCTAAGCTGCGTCGGTGCTGAACCGATCGCCGTCACCGACAATCTCAACTTTGGCAGTCCTGAAAAGCCGATTGGCTACTGGCAACTGGCTGAAGCCTGTCGCGGTCTCTCAGAGGGCTGCACAGCCTTTAGCACCCCCGTGACCGGCGGCAATGTCTCGCTCTATAACGAAACCCTCAATGCTGCGGGAGAACCCCAGCCCATTTATCCCACCCCGGTTGTGGGAATGGTGGGGCTGATCTCAAATCTTGAGCAGACCTGTGGGCAGGGCTGGCAAGACGAAGGCGATCTGATTTACTTGTTAGGCGCTCTGCTCACGCCGCAGCCTGTCGAGCAAGGAGCGGTGACTTTAGGTGGTTCTGAGTATTTGGCTGCCATTCATCAGCAGGTAGCAGGCCGTCCGCCCAGGGTTGATTTTGAACTGGAGCGTCAGGTGCAGGTAGCCTGCCGCCACGGTATCCAGAAAGGCTGGATTCAATCAGCTCATGATTCTGCTGAAGGCGGGGTGGTTGTTGCCTTGGCCGAGTCCTGCATTAGCGGCCAGCGAGGTGCAGAGCTTGAGCTGGCCTCCTCCAAGGGTGAGCTGCGGTGGGATGAGCTGTTGTTTGGAGAAGGGGGCGCTAGAATTTTAGTGTCGTTGCGATCGCAACATCAACAAGCTTGGGAATCCTACTTACAAACGCAGGCGCTACCCTGGGAATACCTCGGTCACGTTAGCGGTCAAAATAGCCTCGATCTCCGTGCAAATGGGCATATGATTCTTTCTGCCTCTCTCGCGAATATGACTGACCGTTGGAGTCATGCCATTGAAAATAAGCTCAATCCAGAGGACAGCTAA
- the purF gene encoding amidophosphoribosyltransferase — protein sequence MTAQEPTGPVLDIDRLPPPDLLAEDKPEEACGVFGVYTVRHEAAKLAYFGLFALQHRGQESAGIATFQGDKVHVHKDMGLVTQVFDEQILEQLPGSIAVGHTRYSTTGSSRVVNAQPVIVETRLGTLALAHNGNLVNTAILREQVLAHNWSLETTTDSEVIAYAIAQEISTGKDWLDSAIAACQTCEGAFSLVIGTPEGVMGVRDPHGIRPLVLGILTSADSPGNPQYVLASETCGLDIIGAEYLRDVEPGELVWITKEGLASFHWSQRPEPKLCVFEMIYFARPDSQMHGESLYSYRLRLGEYLAKESPVEADIVIAVPDSGIPAAIGFSQLSGIPYAEGLIKNRYVGRTFIQPTQAMRELGIKMKLNPLRDVLEGKRVVIVDDSIVRGTTSHKIVKALRDAGAAEVHMRVSSPPVTHPCFYGIDTDNQDQLIAATKSVQEIADKIGVDSLAFLRHDSMLEAAQDSDSHFCSACFSGNYPITIPESLRASKLMLEEAVSS from the coding sequence ATGACTGCTCAAGAGCCCACTGGCCCAGTTCTCGACATTGACCGCCTTCCTCCCCCTGACCTGCTAGCGGAGGATAAGCCAGAAGAAGCCTGTGGGGTCTTTGGCGTTTATACCGTTAGGCATGAAGCCGCCAAGCTCGCCTACTTTGGTCTATTTGCACTCCAGCATCGAGGGCAAGAGTCCGCCGGGATTGCCACGTTTCAGGGCGATAAGGTTCACGTTCACAAAGATATGGGTTTGGTGACCCAGGTTTTTGATGAGCAAATTTTGGAGCAGCTTCCGGGCAGCATTGCGGTGGGCCACACGCGCTACTCAACAACGGGATCAAGTCGGGTGGTCAATGCCCAGCCCGTCATCGTTGAGACCCGTTTGGGAACGCTAGCCCTGGCGCACAACGGCAATCTCGTCAATACTGCTATTTTGCGAGAGCAGGTCTTGGCGCACAACTGGTCCTTGGAGACCACCACTGACTCTGAGGTCATTGCCTACGCCATTGCTCAGGAAATCTCGACGGGTAAGGATTGGCTGGACAGTGCGATCGCAGCCTGTCAGACCTGTGAGGGAGCCTTTAGCCTCGTCATCGGTACCCCTGAAGGTGTTATGGGCGTTCGTGATCCCCACGGTATTCGACCGCTGGTGCTGGGAATTCTAACCTCTGCCGATAGCCCTGGGAATCCTCAGTACGTCTTGGCCTCTGAAACCTGTGGCCTCGACATCATTGGGGCCGAATATCTACGGGATGTCGAACCCGGTGAACTGGTGTGGATTACAAAAGAGGGACTCGCCTCTTTTCACTGGAGCCAGCGCCCTGAGCCAAAGCTCTGCGTCTTCGAAATGATTTACTTCGCTCGACCTGACAGCCAGATGCATGGTGAAAGCCTCTATAGCTACCGCTTACGCCTCGGCGAATATTTAGCAAAAGAATCTCCTGTTGAGGCCGACATTGTTATTGCGGTTCCAGACTCTGGAATTCCTGCCGCCATCGGTTTTTCACAGCTCAGCGGCATTCCCTACGCCGAAGGTCTGATCAAGAATCGATACGTTGGTCGTACCTTTATTCAACCGACCCAGGCCATGCGAGAGCTGGGCATCAAAATGAAGCTCAACCCGCTTCGAGATGTGTTAGAGGGTAAGCGGGTCGTGATTGTAGACGACTCCATTGTCCGAGGCACCACCAGTCACAAGATTGTCAAAGCACTGCGAGATGCGGGGGCGGCTGAAGTGCATATGCGCGTCTCCTCTCCCCCTGTGACCCATCCCTGTTTTTACGGCATTGACACCGACAACCAAGACCAGCTGATTGCGGCCACCAAGTCGGTGCAGGAAATTGCGGACAAAATTGGCGTTGATTCACTTGCCTTCCTGCGGCATGACAGCATGCTAGAGGCTGCTCAGGATAGCGACAGTCATTTTTGCTCGGCCTGCTTTTCTGGCAACTATCCGATTACGATCCCCGAATCTCTCAGAGCCTCGAAGCTGATGCTAGAAGAAGCGGTTTCGTCCTAA
- a CDS encoding stage II sporulation protein M: MDIQRWLARQEPQWQRLESLLRQAESKSLKRMSASEVQELSGLYRLVASDLARAKARQVGPAITEKLQGLTMRGYAQIYQGGRRQEWQQVVDFFLWGFPRAVQDTWKQIAAATLIFIVGGLIGWWYAWRDPAFISTMVSQDMIDLVQDEGELWTGSMVGAEPIASSFLMRNNIGVTFKAFAGGMLAGFGTSYIMWVNGLLIGVVATLVGQNDLAYPFWAFVLPHGSLELPAIFLAGGAGLCLAQGLIFPGQYKRLDALRIGGGKAIQLMFGVVPMLVIAGIIEGFFSPAPGVPDAAKYLVGLSLFWALILYLRRRPRDVIPASIIPQE; the protein is encoded by the coding sequence ATGGATATCCAGCGATGGTTAGCGCGGCAAGAACCTCAGTGGCAGCGGCTGGAGTCTCTGCTGCGGCAGGCTGAGTCTAAAAGCCTAAAGCGAATGTCAGCTTCTGAGGTGCAGGAGCTGAGCGGTCTCTATCGCCTAGTGGCGTCTGATCTGGCACGGGCAAAGGCGCGTCAGGTGGGTCCGGCCATCACGGAAAAGCTCCAGGGGCTGACGATGCGGGGCTATGCTCAGATTTATCAGGGGGGACGGCGGCAGGAGTGGCAGCAGGTTGTTGACTTTTTTCTGTGGGGCTTCCCGAGGGCGGTGCAGGATACATGGAAGCAGATCGCCGCTGCGACGCTTATCTTCATCGTTGGCGGCTTGATCGGTTGGTGGTACGCTTGGCGCGATCCAGCCTTTATCTCCACGATGGTTTCTCAGGACATGATTGATCTAGTGCAGGATGAAGGTGAGCTATGGACGGGATCTATGGTGGGAGCAGAGCCGATCGCCTCTAGCTTTCTAATGCGGAATAATATTGGCGTCACTTTCAAAGCCTTTGCTGGTGGTATGTTGGCGGGGTTTGGGACGAGCTACATTATGTGGGTCAACGGGTTGCTGATTGGTGTCGTTGCAACTTTGGTGGGTCAGAATGATCTTGCTTACCCCTTTTGGGCCTTCGTCTTGCCCCACGGCTCACTAGAGCTACCGGCTATTTTTTTGGCGGGGGGCGCAGGTTTATGTCTTGCACAGGGCCTGATTTTCCCGGGACAGTATAAGCGCCTTGATGCCCTGAGAATAGGGGGCGGAAAGGCCATTCAACTTATGTTTGGTGTTGTTCCTATGCTGGTGATTGCGGGCATCATTGAGGGCTTTTTCTCTCCCGCGCCAGGGGTTCCTGATGCCGCGAAGTATCTAGTGGGTCTATCGCTATTCTGGGCACTGATCCTCTATTTACGTCGTCGGCCAAGGGACGTGATCCCAGCATCTATTATTCCTCAAGAATAG
- a CDS encoding TMEM14 family protein: protein MTPGTLAALLYGLLNIAGGVMGYVKSKSKISLIMGCFFGMLLVVGAIATLKGSAIGLSMATVITGILVVVFGIRWVKTQKVMPSGLMVILGAVSLLIMVLVK, encoded by the coding sequence ATGACTCCTGGAACCCTAGCTGCATTACTCTACGGCTTGCTCAACATTGCCGGTGGCGTGATGGGCTATGTGAAGAGCAAGAGCAAGATTTCTCTGATCATGGGCTGCTTTTTTGGCATGCTGCTGGTGGTAGGTGCGATCGCAACCTTGAAAGGCAGCGCGATTGGATTATCGATGGCAACGGTGATTACTGGCATATTGGTCGTTGTGTTCGGCATTCGATGGGTCAAGACCCAGAAGGTTATGCCGTCAGGCCTGATGGTGATTTTGGGCGCTGTCTCACTATTGATTATGGTGTTGGTAAAGTAG